The Sebastes fasciatus isolate fSebFas1 chromosome 4, fSebFas1.pri, whole genome shotgun sequence genome window below encodes:
- the saal1 gene encoding protein saal1 translates to MDCNVDGADDDEVETERSSSPAVPQSPVMDRNPSPPPDTADGHEDGDVDAIGDTVYSKHWLFSTLTRLIQMVTEHSEVDSEGQMQLPDDDEEDLCRVWDMAMDKDVAGFLQEFKATDILLGVIAKSRCPRLTEICVGILGNIACFPDTCLTLSQNEPLGAVLLLLLGDTDPPTLLETSRLLLTCVSQKDVCSLWLQRIRQQTSVRSNLFFIMCSSTNADLLEKVGELVDKLFDLDEELMKSWITAQPSEEEDDGESRLGVASCLLEAARQLRSECPNGLEVYLHTLQLLTTIDEGIQTFAAPDGPGIGVWDFVCDVVCEDLCQPTDLPVVLQEQKSILVQAFAVLHALYRCQDQWHSRSDASIPLIGTILRVLQFHAEGKDNGTSKEDTEDEQLQTLAEITAEFLADICIQIPKDTVADLVKEGYLTEKTALTAAGCLVQNFKTSFQHLQSVLSEADPQMADMVREQFPV, encoded by the exons ATGG ACTGTAACGTTGAtggtgctgatgatgatgaggtaGAGACTGAGAGATCTTCATCTCCAGCTGTGCCACAGTCTCCTGTGATGGACAGGAACCCATCACCTCCTCCAGACACAGCCGATGGACACGAGGACGGAGATGTGGACGCTATCGGAGACACAGTTTACAGCAAACACTGGCTCTTCAGCACCCTGACTCGGCTCATCCAG ATGGTCACAGAGCATTCAGAGGTGGACTCTGAAGGTCAGATGCAGCtccctgatgatgatgaggaagacCTGTGTAGAGTCTGGGATATGGCAATGGATAAG GATGTGGCTGGTTTTCTGCAGGAATTCAAAGCTACAGATATCCTTCTTGGGGTGATAGCCAAATCTCGTTGTCCACGTCTCACA GAAATTTGTGTGGGAATCCTCGGGAACATCGCTTGTTTTCCTGACACTTGTTTGACTCTTAGCCAAAATGAACCTTTAGG TGCTGTGCTGTTGCTTCTGCTAGGAGATACAGATCCTCCGACCCTCCTAGAAACAAGCAG ATTGCTGCTGACCTGCGTCTCTCAGAAAGATGTCTGCTCCCTGTGGCTTCAGCGAATACGTCAGCAGACGTCTGTGCGCTCCAACCTCTTTTTCATCATGTGCAGTTCTACCAACG ctgACCTGCTTGAGAAGGTTGGAGAGCTGGTTGACAAGCTGTTTGACCTTGACGAAGAGCTGATGAAGAGTTGGATCACAGCTCAGCCaagtgaagaggaggatgatggcgaAAGCCGTCTGGGTGTGGCCTCGTGTCTTCTCGAGGCAGCAAGGCAGCTTCG ATCAGAGTGTCCGAATGGCTTAGAGGTTTACCTTCACACCCTCCAGCTCCTCACCACCATAGATGAGGGCATTCAGACTTTTG CTGCCCCTGATGGACCCGGCATAGGAGTGTGGGACTTTGTCTGTGACGTTGTGTGTGAGGACCTCTGCCAGCCAACTGATCTTCCAGTCGTCCTGCAAGAACAGAAGAGCATTTTGGTTCAGGCGTTTGCTGTGCTTCATGCTCTTTATAGATGCCAGGATCAGTGGCACAGCAGAAGTGACGCAA GTATTCCCCTCATTGGAACCATTTTGCGGGTGCTTCAGTTCCACGCCGAGGGCAAAGATAACGGTACGAGCAAAGAAGACACAGAAGATGAACAGCTGCAGACTCTAGCAGAGATCACAGCTGAGTTTCTAGCTGACATCTGCATTCAGATTCCCAAG GACACCGTGGCAGATTTGGTGAAGGAAGGTTACCTTACAGAGAAGACTGCTCTCACAGCTGCCGGCTGTTTAGTTCAAAACTTTAAGACTTCA TTTCAGCACCTGCAGTCCGTGCTGTCAGAGGCTGATCCCCAGATGGCAGATATGGTGAGGGAACAGTTTCCTGTCTGA